The DNA sequence AAAAAAAAAAAAAAAAGACAATTACCATATATAACCCCTCCCCCTCCACAACACAAAATGGATACAATTTTCCTCACCACTTTATCTTTTCACCGACAACAAGACAACAGACAATTTCCTCCCCCGCTGCGGAAATATAGGGGTTTTTATAGGATTGATTGCCGACAACAAGACAAGGAGATAATTTTTACCCATTATCACCCAACTCTTCCCCCGACTAGATAAACAGACGATTTCCTCCTCCGCTTCACCCCCCACTTGGTGACACCATTATCTTATTGCCAAGGAGAAGGTAAGGGGGAAATACCAGTCATGACAGTGTATTCAAACAACCCGTGTAATCCCCCCGCCGGCAGACAAATACAAAATCTCCGCCATGCCACATTCCCACGACTACTCCCCCATAAAATCACTCCCCGCCGACTACAATACAAAGACTATTACTAACCACCACATAACTTTTCGCCAATAGGAAGATAACTGGAAAACCCCCTGCCAGCAATAAGACATAAACACAATTTTTTCCCCACCCGCAACAGGGCAAGGATAAAATCACTGTAGTGGGAAAAAAACATAAAATATCAGTAATTAGAGTTGGCAAAAGGGAAAAATATTCATAGGGCGATGACAAATAAACGAGTATTGTTAATCGGCTATGGGAATACCCTCCGCAGTGATGATGGCGTGGGATATATGGTAGCCTGTCAACTGCAAAGCCAAAATATCCCGGGATTGGAAACTATAGCTACCCTCTCCCTTACCCCCGAATTGAGCGAAAAAATGGCAGAATACCAAACAGTTATCTTTGTCGATGCCTGTGTCAGTCAAGACACACTGACACTCACCAGAATAGAAACCCCCCACCAACCCCCCGACAACTGGCCACATAAACTCACCCCAGCATCACTGCTAAAACTTACTCAATGGATTTACCACAAAACCCCAGACACCTGGATTATAGCTATCCCGGCAAAAAATCTAGACTTCGGCCAGAATATCTCCCAGTGTACCAAAAAACAGGCACAATTGGCCATAGAGCTCGTAAAAAATTTTATATCCCGTCAATAGTTGGCTATGCATGAAATCGGCATCATGGAATCCGCCATCGCCATGGCTATCCAACACGCCAAGGCAGAAAATGCTACCCTCATCACAGAAATAACTATGAGAATAGGAGAAATGTCTGGCGTCTACCCCCCCGCCTTGGAATTTGCCTTCGACGTGGTAGCAAAAAACACCATAGCAGAAAATGCCACTCTCAAAATCGAAACTATCCCCGTCTGCTGCTACTGTGACTCCTGCCAACAAGAATTCTATCCCAGCGACTGGATTTTCGCTTGTCCCCACTGTGGCCAATTGAGCAGTAAAATTCTACAGGGCAAAGAAATTGAGTTAGTCTCCCTCAAAATTGTTAAGTAACTCCCCTGCCACAAAATATCCCCTATGTCAAGTTTTATAGTCCAATTTTAAGAAAAATAAAGAAAAATTAAGAACAATGTTAAGTAATATTACAGAGCAAATACAAGAAAGCCACCCTTGCCTTAAACTCATACCTAAAAAGCACTCATAGAGGACAATAGAGGGAGAACAGTCGTGACAATAAGGGTAGCAGTAGTAGGAGGGGGCCCCGCAGGGGCTTCGGCGGCCGAGGTTTTAGCAAAAGCAGGCATCCAGACCTATCTGTTTGAGAGAAAGCTAGACAATGTAAAACCTTGTGGTGGCGCCATCCCCCTTTGTATGGTGAGTGAATTCGATATACCCCCAGAAATCATCGATAGGCGGGTGCGGCGAATGAAGATGATTTCCCCTTCCAACCTCGAGGTAAATATAGGTGACACACTTAGAGAACACGAGTACATAGGCATGTGCCGAAGGGAGGTGTTGGATAGCTTCCTCCGTAATCGTGCTGCCAAATTGGGCGCTAACCTCATTAATGGTACAGTATTCCAGTTGGATATCCCCACCAGTGACAAAGAACCCTATACTATCCATTATGTGGACCATTCCAACGGCCTGCCCCAAGGGGAAATGAAAACCCTTCAGGCAGACGTGGTTATAGGGGCGGATGGCGCCAATTCTCGTATTGCCAAGGCTATAGGGGCTGGCGACTACAATTATGCCATCGCCTATCAGGAAAGAATTAGGTTGCCAGAAGACAAAATGGCCTACTATGAAGACTTGGCGGAAATGTACGTAGGTAGCGACGTCTCCCCCGACTTCTACGCCTGGGTATTTCCTAAGTATGACCACGTAGCGGTAGGCACGGGCACCATGCAAGCCAACAAGTCCAGAATCAAGGAATTACAGGCGGGTATCAGAAAAAGGGCGGCTAAGCGTCTGGAAGGGGGAGAAATTATTAAAGTGGAAGCCCATCCCATACCTGAGCATCCTCGTCCTCGTCGTGTAGTAG is a window from the Geminocystis sp. M7585_C2015_104 genome containing:
- a CDS encoding hydrogenase maturation protease produces the protein MTNKRVLLIGYGNTLRSDDGVGYMVACQLQSQNIPGLETIATLSLTPELSEKMAEYQTVIFVDACVSQDTLTLTRIETPHQPPDNWPHKLTPASLLKLTQWIYHKTPDTWIIAIPAKNLDFGQNISQCTKKQAQLAIELVKNFISRQ
- the hypA gene encoding hydrogenase maturation nickel metallochaperone HypA — its product is MHEIGIMESAIAMAIQHAKAENATLITEITMRIGEMSGVYPPALEFAFDVVAKNTIAENATLKIETIPVCCYCDSCQQEFYPSDWIFACPHCGQLSSKILQGKEIELVSLKIVK
- the chlP gene encoding geranylgeranyl reductase, whose product is MTIRVAVVGGGPAGASAAEVLAKAGIQTYLFERKLDNVKPCGGAIPLCMVSEFDIPPEIIDRRVRRMKMISPSNLEVNIGDTLREHEYIGMCRREVLDSFLRNRAAKLGANLINGTVFQLDIPTSDKEPYTIHYVDHSNGLPQGEMKTLQADVVIGADGANSRIAKAIGAGDYNYAIAYQERIRLPEDKMAYYEDLAEMYVGSDVSPDFYAWVFPKYDHVAVGTGTMQANKSRIKELQAGIRKRAAKRLEGGEIIKVEAHPIPEHPRPRRVVGRVALVGDAAGTVTKSSGEGIYFAAKSGRMCAQTIVETSNNGQRVPTEEDLKQYLRRWDKKYGPTYLVLDILQRIFYRSDATREAFVEMCADLDVQRITFDSYLYKTVVPTNPLVQLKITAKTIGSLLRGHALAP